A single region of the Glycine max cultivar Williams 82 chromosome 20, Glycine_max_v4.0, whole genome shotgun sequence genome encodes:
- the LOC121174286 gene encoding uncharacterized protein, whose amino-acid sequence MGSVYELVLLLLFCGLMPLVLAAGNQAECPPSFPCGYLDNISFPFTLTERPDCGLLPIRNCDDPLKHKMIQLQKNGEWFQLVRVAQLFSSPTTPLTTFQFRDTNLYHLLQNESCEAFGNNYTLPHSSGFAASLYIQYNTTLFRCNRSLHVSPPTNMSHYTKCPDYDLYYNITAAEDASLRACTKVLLPIKDVPDANNPFTFVTADILTKVALTDERAACHYRRGGQCQLDSREKFCCTNGILQQNPCKHP is encoded by the coding sequence ATGGGTTCAGTTTATGAATTAGTATTATTGCTTTTATTTTGTGGCCTTATGCCACTTGTCTTGGCGGCTGGGAACCAAGCAGAGTGTCCACCTTCGTTTCCATGTGGATATCTTGACAATATCAGTTTCCCATTCACTCTAACTGAACGCCCGGACTGTGGCTTATTGCCCATTCGCAATTGTGATGATCCACTTAAGCACAAAATGATCCAATTACAGAAAAATGGAGAATGGTTTCAGCTTGTACGCGTTGCTCAGCTTTTCAGTAGTCCTACTACTCCTCTCACAACTTTTCAATTTAGAGACACAAATCTCTATCACCTTCTGCAGAACGAAAGTTGTGAAGCTTTTGGAAACAATTATACTCTTCCTCATAGTTCTGGCTTTGCTGCTTCTCTTTATATCCAATACAACACAACTCTGTTCAGGTGCAACCGCAGCCTCCATGTCAGCCCTCCCACAAACATGTCTCATTATACAAAGTGCCCTGATTACGATCTCTACTACAACATCACAGCAGCTGAAGATGCGTCTTTGAGAGCATGTACAAAGGTCCTGCTTCCAATTAAAGACGTGCCTGACGCTAACAACCCATTCACATTCGTAACTGCAGATATCTTAACTAAAGTAGCATTAACCGATGAACGTGCAGCTTGCCACTATCGCAGAGGAGGGCAGTGTCAACTTGACAGCAGAGAGAAATTTTGTTGTACCAACGGTATACTACAACAAAATCCCTGTAAACACCCATGA
- the LOC100791822 gene encoding LEAF RUST 10 DISEASE-RESISTANCEUS RECEPTOR-LIKE PROTEIN KINASE-like 1.1: MALVDLFCFLLFCHLVLILSAGYGNGHQDCPHSFTCGNLGTFHYPFTKAEKPDCGLLAIHDCDNPHQHRKMIQLEKNGKGIVLTGVAQQNAISILDEDFHKRLQQNPCGTLKNNYSLPSPFSSLYSIHIKFNVTLFKCKQSLKMKPPTHYFNHPCPEYDYDIYYDSLPTPNSKEAHSLFSSCSVIQISSKDLTDTNDILSFVSAEMVLQVVLSNDCDQCYNHRGGQCRLDANKKFYCKEGPKNKSSKSLKLILGLVTGLSVILSAILIIGYIVFRRKYTPSHPQSQSRNTYVDVIGPSSNPDPENGRFYFGVPLFSYKELQKATYNFHHARQLGSGGFGTVYYGKLQDGREVAIKRLYEHNYRRVEQFMNEVQILTRLRHKNLVSLYGCTSSHSRELLLVYEHVPNGTVACHLHGELARRDTLPWHTRMKIAIETASALSYLHASDIIHRDVKTKNILLNESFSVKVADFGLSRLFPNDVTHVSTAPLGTPGYVDPEYHQCYQLTNKSDVYSFGVVLIELLSSMPAIDMTRRRDEINLSNLAINKIQQSAFSELVDPCLGFDSDSEVKRMMVSVAELAFQCLQRDKELRPSMDEVLKVLMRIETGKDMGEHPDDVEDLRPPSLPSPDWDENGLVRKMMVHPSPKAVTDTWHSESTTPNGSG, encoded by the exons ATGGCTCTAGTTGATTTGTTCTGCTTCCTCTTGTTTTGTCACCTTGTACTCATTCTCTCCGCTGGTTATGGAAATGGGCACCAAGATTGTCCACACTCCTTTACTTGTGGTAATCTTGGAACTTTCCATTACCCTTTCACCAAGGCAGAAAAACCTGACTGTGGCTTGCTAGCCATACATGATTGTGATAATCCTCATCAACACAGAAAAATGATTCAGCTCGAGAAAAATGGAAAAGGCATAGTGCTTACAGGCGTGGCTCAGCAGAATGCGATTTCAATTTTGGATGAAGATTTTCACAAGCGTTTACAACAAAACCCTTGTGGCACTTTGAAGAATAATTATAGTCTTCCttcccctttttcttctttgtattcTATTCACATAAAATTCAATGTAACACTGTTCAAATgcaaacaaagcctcaaaatgaAACCGCCAACACATTATTTTAATCACCCGTGCCCTGAATATGattatgatatatattatgACAGCCTTCCCACTCCTAATAGTAAGGAGGCGCATAGCCTTTTCTCATCCTGCTCAGTTATTCAGATATCATCAAAAGACTTGACTGATACCAATGACATTCTGTCGTTTGTATCTGCTGAGATGGTTCTTCAAGTAGTATTATCTAATGATTGTGACCAGTGCTATAATCACAGGGGAGGCCAATGTCGGCTTGACGCCAATAAAAAGTTCTACTGTAAAGAAG GACCAAAGAATAAGAGTAGTAAAAGTTTGAAGCTGATACTTGGACTTGTAACAG GTTTAAGTGTTATATTGTCAGCTATTCTGATCATTGGATACATAGTATTTAGACGGAAATATACTCCATCACACCCCCAATCccaatcaagaaacacatatgTTGATGTAATTGGTCCGAGCTCAAATCCTGATCCAGAAAACGGCAGGTTCTACTTTGGAGTCCCTCTCTTCTCTTACAAGGAGCTTCAAAAAGCTACATATAATTTCCACCACGCCAGACAACTTGGAAGTGGAGGCTTTGGAACAGTTTACTATG GAAAACTGCAAGATGGACGAGAAGTTGCTATCAAGCGTCTATATGAGCACAACTACAGGCGAGTAGAACAGTTCATGAACGAAGTTCAAATCCTCACACGCTTGCGCCATAAAAATCTGGTGTCCCTCTATGGCTGCACTTCAAGTCACAGCCGTGAACTACTCCTTGTGTATGAGCATGTTCCAAATGGCACTGTTGCTTGCCACCTCCACGGTGAGTTAGCAAGGCGCGACACTCTTCCATGGCACACAAGAATGAAAATTGCCATAGAGACCGCAAGTGCACTGTCTTATCTCCATGCTTCTGACATCATCCACCGCGATGTCAAGACCAAAAACATTCTCCTTAACGAAAGTTTCAGTGTTAAGGTTGCGGACTTTGGTCTTTCAAGGTTGTTCCCTAACGATGTTACGCATGTTTCCACTGCTCCACTAGGAACCCCAGGTTACGTTGATCCAGAATATCACCAATGCTACCAGCTCACAAACAAGAGTGATGTGTATAGTTTTGGGGTTGTGCTTATTGAGCTATTATCATCTATGCCAGCTATTGATATGACAAGGCGTAGGGATGAGATTAACTTGTCAAATCTAGCCATAAATAAGATTCAGCAAAGTGCATTTAGTGAGCTGGTTGATCCTTGTCTTGGTTTTGATTCAGATAGTGAGGTAAAGAGGATGATGGTTTCGGTGGCAGAATTAGCTTTTCAGTGTTTGCAACGGGACAAGGAATTGAGACCCTCTATGGACGAGGTTTTGAAGGTGCTGATGAGAATTGAAACTGGGAAGGATATGGGTGAGCATCCAGATGATGTAGAAGATTTACGCCCCCCCTCTCTACCTTCACCAGATTGGGATGAGAATGGattagtgagaaaaatgatGGTTCATCCTTCACCTAAAGCCGTCACTGATACATGGCACAGTGAGTCTACTACGCCTAATGGCAGTGGGTAA
- the LOC100792345 gene encoding LOW QUALITY PROTEIN: LEAF RUST 10 DISEASE-RESISTANCEUS RECEPTOR-LIKE PROTEIN KINASE-like 1.2 (The sequence of the model RefSeq protein was modified relative to this genomic sequence to represent the inferred CDS: deleted 2 bases in 2 codons): MVFQSSICLYPLHHSSDIYENQTLRVSNAAFSVSRSNTTNSKGCLPVPLTHNLTLPSTPEFDIAPNQSNMRLFYGCESLLPWPEEHRVGCPNETSSVLAFYKEDKNISLVSKNCRGEVVDTIVEDGIIEGGVEEALRKGLLLTWKAGNCSECHSSGGRCGFDSIMYTFRCFCTDRVHSAKCDPDNGPVIKKGSSLKLVIGIGIPSMLAIGLLFLFLLYKRKYATSGGQLESRDSYSDSSSNPHRETSSEYFGVPLFLYEQLKEATNNFDHTKELGDGGFGTVYHGKLPDGREVAVKRLYEHNWKRVEQFMNEVKILTRLRHKYLVSLYGCTSRHSRELLLVYEYISNGTVACHLHGELAKPGSLPWSIRMKIAIETAIALTYLHASDIIHRDVKTNNILLDNNFCVKVADFGLSRDFPNNVTHVSTAPQGSPGYLDPEYYNCYQLTSKSDVYSFGVVLIELISSKPAVDMNRSRDEINLSNLAVRKIQESAISELVDPSLGFDSDNGIKGMIVSVAGLAFQCLQREKDLRPSMDEVLDELRRIESGKDEGEVQDEGDVNGAAVSHSSAHSPPPASPEWEEVRLLRNIKPTSPNTVTDKWESKCTTPNISG; this comes from the exons ATGGTTTTCCAATCCTCAATCTGTCTA TACCCATTACATCATTCATCAGATATT TACGAAAATCAGACCCTTCGAGTGTCCAATGCTGCGTTTTCAGTTTCACGGTCAAACACCACCAATTCCAAAGGTTGTCTTCCTGTTCCTCTTACTCATAATCTCACTCTTCCTAGTACCCCCGAGTTCGATATTGCTCCGAATCAATCAAACATGAGATTGTTCTACGGCTGTGAGTCATTATTACCTTGGCCGGAAGAGCACAGAGTTGGGTGTCCTAACGAAACGAGTTCAGTTCTGGCATTCTATAAAGAGGATAAAAATATAAGCTTGGTGTCAAAGAATTGCAGGGGCGAGGTTGTGGATACGATAGTGGAAGATGGAATAATTGAAGGAGGGGTTGAAGAAGCGTTGAGAAAAGGGTTGTTGCTGACGTGGAAGGCCGGTAACTGCAGCGAGTGCCACAGCAGTGGAGGGAGGTGCGGCTTCGATTCAATTATGTACACTTTCAGGTGCTTCTGCACTGACAGAGTTCATTCTGCCAAATGTGATCCTGATAATGGTCCAG TTATAAAAAAAGGGTCGAGTTTGAAACTGGTTATAG GTATTGGAATCCCAAGCATGTTGGCAATTGGGTTGCTGTTTCTCTTTCTACTCTACAAACGAAAATATGCTACCTCAGGCGGACAATTGGAGTCAAGAGATTCTTATTCTGATTCCTCCTCAAATCCTCATCGAGAAACTAGTAGCGAGTACTTTGGAGTTCCACTCTTCTTGTATGAGCAGCTTAAAGAAGCAACAAATAATTTCGACCATACTAAAGAACTTGGTGATGGAGGCTTCGGTACTGTGTACCATG gGAAACTCCCAGATGGACGTGAAGTTGCCGTGAAGCGCTTATACGAGCACAACTGGAAGCGAGTAGAACAGTTCATGAACGAAGTCAAGATCCTCACACGTTTGCGTCACAAATATCTTGTGTCACTCTATGGCTGCACTTCACGGCACAGCCGTGAACTCCTGCTCGTGTATGAATACATTTCAAATGGCACTGTAGCATGTCATCTCCACGGAGAATTAGCGAAGCCTGGCTCGCTACCGTGGTCTATACGAATGAAAATTGCCATAGAGACTGCTATTGCATTGACTTATCTCCATGCCTCTGACATCATTCACCGTGACGTGAAAACAAACAACATTCTCCTTGACAACAACTTTTGTGTTAAGGTAGCCGATTTTGGGCTTTCAAGAGACTTTCCCAACAATGTCACACATGTCTCCACAGCTCCACAAGGGTCCCCGGGTTACCTTGACCCTGAATATTACAATTGTTATCAGCTTACTAGTAAGAGTGATGTGTATAGTTTTGGAGTTGTGCTTATTGAGCTAATATCATCCAAGCCTGCAGTTGATATGAACAGGAGCAGGGATGAGATTAACTTGTCAAATCTAGCCGTGAGGAAGATTCAAGAAAGTGCAATTAGTGAGCTGGTTGATCCTTCTCTTGGTTTTGATTCAGATAATGGGATTAAGGGGATGATAGTTTCAGTGGCAGGGTTGGCTTTTCAGTGTTTGCAAAGGGAAAAGGACTTGAGACCTTCTATGGATGAAGTGTTGGATGAACTGAGGAGAATTGAGAGTGGGAAGGATGAGGGAGAGGTTCAAGATGAGGGTGATGTTAATGGTGCTGCAGTTTCACATAGTTCTGCACATTCACCACCACCAGCCTCACCTGAGTGGGAAGAAGTTAGATTGTTGAGGAATATAAAGCCTACATCCCCAAACACTGTCACTGATAAATGGGAAAGTAAATGTACTACCCCTAATATCAGTGGTTAA